CGAGAAGCTCGCCGACCGCTTCACTATCAGCGTCGACGGGCAGCTCGCCGGGTTCACCGAGATCGTGGACCGCGACGGGCAGCGGGTCTTCCCGCACACCGAGGTCGACGAGGCGTTCCAGGGCCGCGGGCTGGCCACCATCCTCATCGGCGAAGCGCTGCAGCAGACCAGGTCCGCGGGCCTGCGGGTGGTACCGGTCTGCTCGATGGTGGCGGGCTACATCGACAAGCACCCCGAGTTCGCCGACATCGCCGACCCGGCCTGACCGCCCCACCGGCGGATCGTTAATCCAGCTAACTTGCTA
The window above is part of the Mycolicibacterium hassiacum DSM 44199 genome. Proteins encoded here:
- a CDS encoding GNAT family N-acetyltransferase; the protein is MTTDKTGAPTTVEKLADRFTISVDGQLAGFTEIVDRDGQRVFPHTEVDEAFQGRGLATILIGEALQQTRSAGLRVVPVCSMVAGYIDKHPEFADIADPA